TTCGTGCAAGCGTCCTCGCCAAGAGCGAAGGACACGAAATCAACACGGCACGTTTCATCCAACCATCGCGCCCCATGCATTCGATCGGCGGATGATCAGCGGACTTTATCCTCACGTTCTGAGCGAGCCGCCTGCGCCTGATGACCGAGAAGCCCGCATCAGGAATCGTGCGCACGGTTGCTGTCAGACACGCTGAACGGCACCATAGCGTTCGAATCGCGTCTCCCGCGGTCTGAATTTCAATTCTCTTCCCGATTTGCATGCTGACGACGTTTTCGGTCTCCCTGTGACGACGCGATCGTGCTGTCGTTTTGAACGTTCACTTCCTCAGGAACAAACCATGGGTCTGCGCTCAAACAATCTCCGCAACCTACTTCGTGAACTGATGCGCCGACCTGCGGTATTGGTCGCACTTCAGATTTTCGGGGCCGCGGGATTTGTGACCGCTCAAACGGATCAGGCATCGCCCAGCGTGACGCGATTCGTCGATCACTCGCTACTCGTGGCCCCCGAATACCCTTGTACCTGGCCGGCCCATCCGTTTCCGCGATTTCAATTGACGCACGAACGAACAATCGGGCCCGATTCGCCCTACAATGTGGATGTCTTGCTGATCGATGGCAATACCGGGACGCAATTGGACGTGCCGCCTCATTCGGTCGCACGCCCCGATTTGAAACGACCGAAGTCCGGACCACTTGGCCTGGCGTTCACGGAAACGATCGAACCCTGGCAGTTTGGCGGAGAAGCGTGTGTGATTGATGTCAGGGATCTGTTGGATCAGGCTCCCAAAGGCGTCAGCCCCCTTGTCACCCCGGCGCATGTCAAACGGTTCGAATCAAAGTACCGGTCACTGAAATTCGGCGATGTGGCACTCTTTCGAAGCGACTATTCCGACAAATATTACAAACCGCTTCCCGAAGGATCTCGATTCATCGCCGACGTTGTGGACCGCAGGTCGCCGGGCTATCCAGACCCTGATCCCCATTGCATGGAATATCTGGCCGAGCGAGGCGTGATGACCGTGGGCACCGACAGCGCTAGCATGGGACCGATGCCCAATCTGGCCGAACCGACGCACTACGCTGGCTTGCGACACGGAATGATCTGGACGGAAGGTGCCACGAATCTTGGCTCTTTGCCCGCAACGGGTGCCTTCTACTGCATGCTGGCCCCACGCCATCAAGGCGGCCCCTACAGCGAATGCCGGGCGATCTCTGTTGTGGGAGGCGACTTGCCAAAGCGGTTGATCGCGTCAGCGACGGCCAAGCGCGCCGTCGACCTTTCGCCGGTGCTGGCTCCAAACCTGCCGCTGACTTCACCCGGTCACCGTACAGGTCAACATCGCCAGACCTATTTAAAGATCGACTTCCTGTATGCGGAATACCTGGATCTTTGGCACCACGGACACCTGATGGACGCCTCCGCAGGAACACATCTCGTCCCTCCGTCATATGCACTGCCGCCCGAGGGAACCAAGCCCGA
This genomic interval from Schlesneria paludicola DSM 18645 contains the following:
- a CDS encoding cyclase family protein, with protein sequence MGLRSNNLRNLLRELMRRPAVLVALQIFGAAGFVTAQTDQASPSVTRFVDHSLLVAPEYPCTWPAHPFPRFQLTHERTIGPDSPYNVDVLLIDGNTGTQLDVPPHSVARPDLKRPKSGPLGLAFTETIEPWQFGGEACVIDVRDLLDQAPKGVSPLVTPAHVKRFESKYRSLKFGDVALFRSDYSDKYYKPLPEGSRFIADVVDRRSPGYPDPDPHCMEYLAERGVMTVGTDSASMGPMPNLAEPTHYAGLRHGMIWTEGATNLGSLPATGAFYCMLAPRHQGGPYSECRAISVVGGDLPKRLIASATAKRAVDLSPVLAPNLPLTSPGHRTGQHRQTYLKIDFLYAEYLDLWHHGHLMDASAGTHLVPPSYALPPEGTKPEYSPEVRGWLADYEQKYGPRGTSSLTTEKVPLDWTCGPIRIINVQTLVGSTDQKSWPASPIVTPELIQAEEQRSGGLRPGEIVVLHTGHLDQHLKPSPNESGVWSDPLAGKSEGWPALGVDAVVYLKSKGIRCVATDAPDLGGVDPRNALMTYWALGSREMVGIEFLYNVHHVNNGNYLLFAALKIRDCHAGPGRAIVFQ